One Candidatus Tanganyikabacteria bacterium DNA window includes the following coding sequences:
- a CDS encoding metal ABC transporter permease, with protein sequence MLLTGADAVPAAGTLAQQLAIAAAVGASSGAIGAFVVLKRMALVGDALSHVALPGIALALAYGLDPLWGIVVSLLLAAGLVWWLQDQTGLPVDALVGLLFTASLAVGILLIPDAEILESLFGAFPALSAPELAITLGSALAALGVTFAFARRFLLRVLSEDLARVAGAGRGYDLLLLVVFCGVVALGIKLVGTLLMGALTIIPASIARNVAGGMRAYMMGSAACGAAVAVAGTALAAWWSLRPGPTIILLGVVVFVFSLPFAARAGK encoded by the coding sequence ATGCTGCTGACCGGGGCTGACGCGGTCCCTGCCGCGGGAACGCTCGCCCAGCAACTGGCGATCGCAGCCGCCGTGGGAGCCAGTTCGGGCGCCATCGGCGCCTTCGTCGTGCTGAAACGCATGGCCCTGGTCGGAGACGCCCTCTCGCATGTCGCCCTGCCGGGGATCGCCCTCGCCCTGGCCTACGGCCTGGATCCGCTCTGGGGGATCGTCGTCTCGCTCCTGCTCGCCGCCGGCCTGGTCTGGTGGCTGCAAGACCAGACCGGCCTGCCGGTCGACGCCCTGGTGGGCCTGCTCTTCACGGCGAGCCTGGCCGTGGGCATCCTCCTCATCCCCGACGCGGAGATCCTCGAGTCGCTCTTCGGGGCCTTTCCGGCGCTGTCCGCCCCGGAGTTGGCGATCACGCTGGGGTCGGCCCTGGCTGCCTTGGGCGTGACGTTCGCGTTCGCCAGGCGCTTCCTGCTGCGGGTCCTGTCCGAAGATCTCGCGCGGGTGGCCGGTGCGGGTCGGGGGTACGACCTCCTGCTGCTGGTGGTCTTCTGCGGCGTGGTCGCCCTGGGGATCAAGCTGGTCGGCACGCTCCTCATGGGCGCCCTCACCATCATCCCGGCGTCGATTGCCCGCAACGTGGCTGGCGGCATGCGAGCGTACATGATGGGCTCGGCAGCGTGCGGGGCGGCCGTCGCGGTCGCCGGGACGGCCCTGGCGGCCTGGTGGTCGCTCCGGCCCGGGCCGACGATCATCCTGCTGGGGGTTGTGGTTTTCGTGTTCTCCCTGCCCTTCGCGGCTCGTGCGGGTAAGTGA
- a CDS encoding metal ABC transporter ATP-binding protein: protein MRVLEVRDLTVRLGGETLLDDVTFTVDRATILAVVGPNGAGKTTLFKALLGLVPYTGHVAWAPGARVVYVPQRFTVPAAMPLTVTEFFLLASPRFWLPDRQFVAHLTHELDLLGLPPHVLDRPVGVLSSGQLQRLLVSWALLEHPDVVLFDEPTASVDAGFGQTVYAIMRRICRERGATVLLISHDLNVVSTCADRVLCLNRRLLCTGPPAETLTPAALERLFGPVGVHGHAAGAGHAADRG, encoded by the coding sequence ATGCGCGTACTGGAAGTGCGCGATCTGACCGTCCGCCTGGGAGGCGAGACGTTGCTCGACGACGTGACCTTCACGGTCGATCGCGCCACGATCCTGGCGGTGGTGGGGCCCAACGGGGCGGGAAAGACCACGCTCTTCAAGGCGCTCCTGGGCCTCGTGCCGTACACCGGGCACGTCGCCTGGGCGCCCGGGGCGCGCGTCGTCTACGTGCCGCAGCGCTTCACGGTGCCGGCCGCCATGCCCCTGACGGTCACCGAGTTCTTCCTGCTCGCCTCGCCGCGCTTCTGGCTGCCCGACCGGCAGTTCGTCGCCCACCTCACGCACGAGCTGGATCTGCTCGGCCTGCCGCCGCACGTTCTCGACCGGCCCGTGGGCGTGCTGTCGAGCGGGCAACTCCAGCGCCTGCTGGTGTCCTGGGCGTTGCTGGAGCACCCCGACGTCGTGCTGTTCGACGAGCCCACGGCCTCGGTGGACGCGGGTTTCGGCCAGACGGTCTACGCCATCATGCGCCGCATCTGCCGCGAGCGCGGGGCGACGGTCCTGCTCATCTCCCACGACCTGAACGTCGTGTCGACCTGCGCGGATCGGGTGCTCTGCCTCAACCGGCGGCTGCTGTGCACCGGACCGCCCGCGGAGACGCTCACGCCCGCGGCCCTCGAGCGGCTCTTCGGCCCCGTCGGGGTCCACGGCCACGCGGCTGGCGCCGGCCATGCTGCTGACCGGGGCTGA
- a CDS encoding response regulator: MVSVLLVEDNPGDAELIREMLPPGEFRVDHVERLGEAVVALGHKPYDLLLLDLGLPDSQGVGAVDRIVRRHLELPVVVLTGLADEEAAIRALRAGAQDYLVKGEIGPDQAVRAIHRAMARKEVEVHKSRFLSVISHEMRTPLNFILGAASCLEDGVAGELTGQQRKLVRTILEGGDRLLELINDLLDSAQILAGRFEVERAPTAIAPIVRDAVQAAEAAARERSLELVSANLHDAVVVGDARRIRQVVTNLLSNALKFTPPGGAITVRSCLLAGRLCVEVSDSGIGIPADARDQVFLRFSQLQGPGSPLRKGTGLGLSISKAIVEALGGDIGVESREGGGSTFWFTLPVLGETALRASLLPAEDIPSNLRDQER, encoded by the coding sequence ATGGTGTCGGTCCTCCTGGTCGAGGATAATCCGGGCGACGCGGAATTGATCCGGGAGATGCTGCCGCCGGGCGAGTTCCGGGTCGACCACGTGGAACGCCTCGGCGAGGCCGTGGTGGCCCTGGGCCACAAGCCGTACGACCTGCTGCTGCTGGATCTGGGCTTGCCCGACTCGCAAGGCGTGGGCGCCGTCGACCGCATCGTGCGCCGCCACCTGGAACTGCCGGTCGTCGTGCTCACGGGCCTGGCCGACGAGGAGGCGGCCATCCGGGCGCTCCGCGCCGGAGCGCAGGACTACCTGGTCAAGGGCGAGATCGGCCCCGACCAGGCCGTCCGCGCCATCCACCGGGCGATGGCGCGCAAGGAGGTCGAGGTCCACAAGTCGCGCTTCCTTAGCGTGATCAGCCACGAGATGCGCACGCCCCTCAACTTCATCCTGGGCGCCGCGTCGTGCCTGGAGGACGGCGTCGCCGGGGAGCTGACGGGGCAGCAGCGCAAGCTCGTCAGGACCATCCTGGAGGGCGGCGATCGGCTCCTGGAACTGATCAACGACCTGCTCGACTCGGCGCAGATCCTGGCCGGGCGCTTCGAGGTGGAGCGCGCGCCCACGGCGATCGCGCCGATCGTCCGCGACGCCGTGCAGGCGGCGGAGGCCGCGGCCCGCGAACGGAGCCTAGAGCTGGTTTCGGCGAACCTGCACGACGCCGTGGTGGTCGGCGACGCCCGCCGCATCCGCCAGGTCGTCACCAACCTGCTGTCGAACGCGCTCAAGTTCACGCCACCCGGCGGCGCGATCACCGTGCGGTCTTGCCTGCTCGCGGGACGCCTGTGCGTCGAGGTCTCCGACTCCGGCATCGGCATCCCGGCGGACGCCCGTGATCAGGTGTTCTTGCGCTTCAGCCAGTTGCAGGGCCCGGGGTCGCCGCTGCGCAAAGGCACGGGCCTGGGCCTGTCGATCAGCAAGGCCATCGTGGAGGCACTGGGCGGAGATATCGGCGTCGAGAGCCGCGAGGGCGGCGGATCGACTTTCTGGTTCACGCTGCCGGTGCTCGGGGAAACCGCCTTGCGGGCTTCCCTGTTGCCGGCCGAGGACATCCCGAGTAACCTGCGCGACCAGGAGCGCTGA
- a CDS encoding response regulator — protein sequence MARLLMVEDNEGDADLVREVLVSSEIPLDLAVVKDGEEALAYLRREGPYRDAPRPDVILLDLNLPRLDGREVLRLIKQDADLKRIPVVVLSSSGAERDIAQSYALNANAFVTKPADFDQFAAAIRSLESFWLATARLPAEAS from the coding sequence ATGGCCAGGCTGCTGATGGTGGAAGACAACGAGGGCGACGCCGACCTCGTGCGCGAGGTGCTGGTCTCCTCGGAGATCCCGCTGGACCTGGCCGTCGTCAAGGACGGCGAGGAGGCGCTGGCGTACCTGCGGCGCGAGGGGCCGTACCGCGACGCCCCGCGACCCGACGTCATCCTGCTCGATCTCAACCTGCCGCGCCTGGATGGCCGCGAGGTCCTGCGCCTGATCAAGCAGGATGCCGACCTCAAGCGGATTCCGGTCGTCGTGCTCAGTTCGTCGGGGGCCGAACGGGACATCGCGCAGTCGTACGCCCTCAACGCCAACGCCTTCGTCACCAAGCCCGCGGACTTCGACCAGTTCGCGGCCGCCATCCGGTCGCTCGAGAGTTTCTGGCTGGCCACCGCGCGGCTCCCGGCGGAGGCCTCCTGA
- a CDS encoding PAS domain S-box protein encodes MIPEAGRSETVSLLAAIVNSSDDAIYSKTLDGIVTSWNRGAEEIYGYKAGEIVGRPVTILASRDRPDEMNDILRRIRQGKRVDHYETTRTRKDGRQITVSLTVSPIRDGDGKVIGASSISRDVTERRMAEEQLRAASLYARSLIEASLDPLVTISPEGKITDVNEATVKITGVPRKELIGTDFSTYFTEPEKAREGYQQVFSQGSVTDYPLTIRHRDGRLTDVLYNASVYRDAAGNVLGVFAAARDVTAQKQASQYARSLIEASLDPLVTISAEGKITDVNEATVKVTGVPREKLIGTDFSDYFTAPDRAREGYLQVFEKGFVTDYPLTIRHRDGRLTDVLYNASVYRDPYGNVLGVFAAARDITAQKQASQYARSLIEASLDPLVTISPEGKITDVNEATIKVTGVPREKLIGTDFSDYFTEPEKAREGYQQVFAKGFVTDYPLTIRHRDGRLTDVLYNASVYRDPYGNVLGVFAAARDVTAQKQASQYARSLIEASLDPLVTISPEGKITDVNEATIKVTGVPRERLIGTDFSIYFTEPGKAREGYLQVFEKGFVTDYPLTIRHQNGTVTDVLYNASVYKDVRGNVLGVFAAARDVTAQRRAEAEIAEQRKKELERLAELERFQRLTVGRELKMIELKKEIEDLRSRCKPEA; translated from the coding sequence ATGATCCCGGAAGCGGGCCGGTCGGAGACGGTCTCGCTCCTGGCGGCCATCGTCAACTCGTCCGACGACGCCATCTACAGCAAGACCCTCGACGGCATCGTCACGAGCTGGAACCGCGGCGCCGAGGAGATCTACGGCTACAAGGCCGGCGAGATCGTGGGCCGGCCGGTCACGATTCTCGCCTCGCGGGATCGGCCCGACGAGATGAACGACATCCTGCGCAGGATCCGGCAGGGCAAGCGGGTGGATCACTACGAGACGACCCGCACGCGCAAGGACGGCCGGCAGATAACCGTGTCGCTGACGGTCTCGCCGATCCGGGACGGAGACGGCAAGGTCATCGGGGCATCGTCCATCTCCCGCGACGTCACCGAACGCCGGATGGCCGAGGAGCAGTTGCGGGCGGCCTCGCTGTACGCCCGCAGCCTGATCGAGGCCTCGCTCGACCCCCTGGTGACGATCAGCCCGGAAGGCAAGATCACCGACGTCAACGAAGCCACCGTCAAGATCACCGGCGTGCCGCGCAAGGAGCTGATCGGCACGGACTTCTCGACGTACTTCACCGAGCCCGAGAAGGCTCGCGAGGGTTACCAGCAGGTGTTCTCGCAGGGATCGGTGACCGACTACCCGCTGACCATCCGCCATCGCGACGGGCGCCTCACCGACGTGCTGTACAACGCCTCGGTCTACCGCGACGCCGCCGGCAACGTGCTGGGCGTCTTCGCGGCGGCCCGCGACGTGACGGCGCAGAAGCAGGCCTCGCAGTACGCCCGCAGCCTGATCGAGGCGTCGCTCGATCCGCTCGTCACCATCAGCGCGGAGGGCAAGATCACCGACGTCAACGAGGCCACGGTCAAGGTCACCGGCGTGCCGCGCGAGAAGCTCATCGGGACCGACTTCTCGGACTACTTCACCGCGCCCGACAGGGCCCGCGAGGGCTACCTGCAGGTCTTCGAGAAGGGCTTCGTCACCGATTACCCGCTCACCATCCGCCATCGGGACGGCCGCCTCACGGACGTGCTCTACAACGCGTCCGTGTACCGCGATCCCTACGGCAATGTGCTGGGCGTCTTCGCGGCGGCCCGCGACATCACCGCCCAGAAACAGGCGTCGCAGTACGCCAGGAGCCTGATCGAGGCGTCGCTCGATCCGCTCGTCACGATCAGCCCGGAAGGCAAGATCACCGACGTCAACGAGGCGACCATCAAGGTCACCGGCGTGCCGCGCGAGAAGCTGATCGGCACCGACTTCTCGGATTACTTCACCGAGCCCGAGAAGGCGCGGGAGGGCTACCAGCAGGTCTTCGCCAAGGGCTTCGTCACGGATTACCCGCTCACCATCCGCCACCGGGACGGCCGCCTCACCGACGTGCTGTACAACGCGTCGGTGTATCGCGATCCCTACGGCAACGTGCTGGGCGTCTTCGCGGCCGCCCGCGACGTCACGGCGCAGAAGCAGGCGTCGCAGTACGCGAGGAGCCTGATCGAGGCGTCGCTCGATCCCCTCGTGACCATCAGCCCGGAAGGCAAGATCACCGACGTCAACGAGGCCACCATCAAGGTGACCGGCGTGCCACGGGAGCGGCTGATCGGGACCGACTTCTCGATCTACTTCACCGAGCCGGGCAAGGCGCGGGAAGGCTACCTGCAGGTGTTCGAGAAGGGCTTCGTCACCGACTATCCCCTGACCATCCGCCACCAGAACGGCACGGTCACCGACGTGCTCTACAACGCGTCGGTGTACAAGGACGTGCGTGGCAACGTGCTTGGCGTGTTCGCGGCCGCCCGCGACGTGACGGCCCAGCGGCGGGCCGAGGCGGAGATCGCCGAGCAGCGCAAGAAGGAACTGGAGCGACTGGCCGAACTGGAGCGCTTCCAGCGCCTGACCGTGGGTCGCGAGCTCAAGATGATCGAGCTCAAGAAGGAAATCGAGGACCTCCGCTCCCGCTGCAAGCCGGAGGCCTAG